In Gymnogyps californianus isolate 813 chromosome 6, ASM1813914v2, whole genome shotgun sequence, a single window of DNA contains:
- the LOC127017999 gene encoding beta-microseminoprotein-like isoform X1: MGSVSLLQKSFLAFLVAMAVMVTLGDAYCFSKMNKPGEADNGCILDGKLYPFGEIARTENCFRCSCSRDAMRCCSLFQTPITYDKENCKVVFNKKSCDYDVVQKSDPSKECFVYSRVG, encoded by the exons ATGGGCTCTGTGTCTCTTTTACAGAAGAGCTTTCTGGCTTTCCTTGTTGCAATGGCCGTCATGGTGACACTTGGTGATGCATactgcttttctaaaatgaacAAGCCAGGGGAGGCCGACAACG GCTGTATCCTGGATGGAAAACTGTACCCCTTTGGAGAGATAGCGAGGACAGAAAATTGCTTCAGATGCAGCTGCAGCCGAGATGCAATGCGTTGCTGCTCCCT CTTTCAAACTCCTATTACGTATGACAAAGAGAACTGTAAAGTCGTTTTCAACAAGAAAAGCTGTGACTATGACGTGGTGCAGAAGAGTGACCCCTCAAAGGAGTGTTTTGTCTATTCTCGTGTGGGCTAA
- the LOC127017999 gene encoding beta-microseminoprotein-like isoform X2, whose protein sequence is MKSFLAFLVAMAVMVTLGDAYCFSKMNKPGEADNGCILDGKLYPFGEIARTENCFRCSCSRDAMRCCSLFQTPITYDKENCKVVFNKKSCDYDVVQKSDPSKECFVYSRVG, encoded by the exons ATG AAGAGCTTTCTGGCTTTCCTTGTTGCAATGGCCGTCATGGTGACACTTGGTGATGCATactgcttttctaaaatgaacAAGCCAGGGGAGGCCGACAACG GCTGTATCCTGGATGGAAAACTGTACCCCTTTGGAGAGATAGCGAGGACAGAAAATTGCTTCAGATGCAGCTGCAGCCGAGATGCAATGCGTTGCTGCTCCCT CTTTCAAACTCCTATTACGTATGACAAAGAGAACTGTAAAGTCGTTTTCAACAAGAAAAGCTGTGACTATGACGTGGTGCAGAAGAGTGACCCCTCAAAGGAGTGTTTTGTCTATTCTCGTGTGGGCTAA